A region from the Paludicola sp. MB14-C6 genome encodes:
- a CDS encoding sugar phosphate isomerase/epimerase family protein — MKKSVQLYAIRDLAKDNFEEALKVVSEIGYEGVEFAGFFNHPAFQVKEWLNKYNLSVSGAHVAPELIFDDTDATIAYHKTIGNTRIICPWYDVKTKADVVALADKLKAVLPKFKENGMVLGYHNHAHEFQKDGDEYLIDILAKEMEGTDFMLEFDVYWVYRGGENPVTYLKKYADRIDVFHAKDGIGDQGTTLGEGSVDMKAVFRFAKENNMDWAVVESEANEHAKEQVAAIRKDFEMLEQFMQG, encoded by the coding sequence ATGAAAAAATCCGTACAGTTATATGCTATTCGAGATCTTGCAAAAGATAATTTTGAAGAGGCATTAAAAGTTGTTTCTGAAATCGGTTATGAAGGCGTTGAATTTGCAGGATTTTTTAATCATCCTGCTTTCCAAGTAAAAGAATGGTTAAATAAATATAACCTTTCTGTTTCCGGCGCACACGTTGCTCCTGAATTGATTTTTGATGATACCGACGCTACCATTGCATATCATAAAACAATTGGAAATACAAGAATTATCTGTCCTTGGTATGATGTGAAAACCAAAGCGGATGTTGTTGCATTAGCTGACAAGTTAAAAGCAGTATTACCAAAATTCAAAGAGAATGGCATGGTATTAGGTTATCATAATCATGCACACGAATTTCAAAAAGATGGCGATGAGTACTTAATCGATATATTAGCAAAAGAGATGGAAGGCACAGACTTCATGCTTGAGTTTGATGTATATTGGGTATATCGTGGTGGCGAAAATCCTGTTACTTATTTGAAAAAGTATGCAGACCGTATTGATGTGTTCCATGCCAAAGATGGTATAGGCGATCAAGGCACAACACTTGGCGAAGGCAGTGTTGATATGAAAGCTGTTTTCCGTTTTGCAAAAGAAAACAATATGGATTGGGCTGTTGTTGAATCGGAAGCAAATGAACATGCCAAAGAACAAGTTGCGGCTATTCGAAAAGATTTTGAAATGTTAGAGCAATTTATGCAAGGTTAA
- a CDS encoding sugar phosphate isomerase/epimerase family protein yields MSQYQTWIMSIMKLGIISYGFETNHLEKVKELGLDFVEFCVNADADNRFQEFYDKADRIAVDCNKLGLFVGSVGRWAGNKINKDGSHNEEEWLADTTLIQAAAKVGCPVYVCSCNYVEELSLFENYSAAISYFEKLIAFAKKYGIKVATNNCRWNNYVVSDPAWSVIHGHLKDLYIKYDPSHSIYANGENYLSEMKKWGNRFAHVHIKGSLMIDGERFDDPPAGIDQTNWGAFMGTLYALGYDGTLSIEPHSAVWQGDLGDRGVKYTIKMIRDLML; encoded by the coding sequence TTGAGTCAATATCAAACTTGGATAATGAGTATTATGAAACTTGGAATTATAAGCTACGGCTTTGAAACTAATCATTTAGAAAAAGTAAAAGAATTAGGATTGGATTTTGTTGAATTCTGCGTCAATGCGGATGCAGATAACCGTTTTCAAGAGTTTTACGACAAAGCAGATCGCATTGCAGTGGATTGCAACAAATTAGGCTTATTTGTTGGCTCTGTTGGTCGTTGGGCAGGCAACAAAATCAACAAAGATGGATCTCATAATGAAGAGGAATGGCTAGCAGACACTACATTAATTCAAGCAGCTGCAAAAGTTGGCTGTCCTGTTTATGTTTGCAGCTGTAACTATGTTGAAGAGCTATCTTTATTTGAAAACTATTCTGCAGCAATCAGCTATTTTGAAAAGCTAATTGCATTTGCAAAAAAATATGGAATCAAGGTTGCTACAAATAACTGTCGTTGGAATAACTATGTTGTTTCCGACCCAGCTTGGAGTGTAATCCATGGCCATTTGAAAGACCTATACATCAAATATGATCCATCTCATTCTATTTACGCAAACGGCGAGAACTATCTTTCTGAAATGAAAAAATGGGGTAATCGTTTTGCGCATGTTCATATTAAGGGTAGTTTGATGATTGATGGTGAACGTTTTGATGATCCACCGGCAGGTATCGACCAAACAAACTGGGGCGCATTTATGGGTACTTTATATGCATTAGGTTATGATGGAACCTTAAGCATTGAACCTCACTCTGCTGTTTGGCAAGGTGACCTTGGCGACCGTGGCGTAAAATACACAATTAAAATGATTCGTGACTTAATGTTATAA
- a CDS encoding uridine kinase family protein: MSNPFVIGIAGGTCSGKSTLCETLKQQLNNDNIVVLNMDDYFKEVTPTTIAPITRKEYPEHNHPDTLNLGKLYCDFDKAISNKTLDYVIIEGIFALYLDEIRERLDLKVFVDLQSDERIIRRIHRFATYGQSFDEIATRYLDTVRFRHNELVEPTRWHADIIVNGTLDMHKGTEVLLTYIKSHKNNN; this comes from the coding sequence ATGTCAAACCCATTTGTAATTGGAATTGCCGGAGGAACTTGCAGCGGAAAATCCACACTATGTGAAACGCTCAAGCAGCAGCTTAACAATGATAACATTGTTGTACTGAATATGGATGATTATTTTAAAGAAGTCACTCCCACTACAATTGCACCAATAACCCGAAAAGAATATCCGGAGCATAATCATCCAGATACATTAAATCTGGGAAAATTATATTGCGATTTTGATAAAGCAATTTCCAATAAAACTTTGGATTATGTAATCATCGAAGGAATCTTTGCGCTTTATCTTGATGAAATTCGGGAAAGACTTGATTTAAAAGTGTTCGTAGATTTACAAAGTGATGAACGAATCATTCGTCGCATTCATCGCTTTGCAACCTATGGTCAATCATTTGATGAAATTGCAACCAGATACTTAGATACTGTTCGATTTCGTCACAATGAGCTAGTTGAGCCTACACGTTGGCATGCTGATATCATTGTAAACGGCACACTCGATATGCACAAAGGAACCGAAGTTCTTTTAACGTATATCAAATCACACAAAAATAATAATTGA
- a CDS encoding Gfo/Idh/MocA family protein → MSKVRIGIIGCGGIANGKHLPALKKLHEEVELVAFCDIIEEKAIKAKSEYGTEDAKVYTDYKELLKDKTIDAVHVLTPNRSHSFITIDALNADKNVMCEKPMAKTYAEAKEMVETAKKTGKILTIGYQNRCNPESLYLKEVCKADDLGEIYYAKAHALRRRAVPTWGVFLNEYEQGGGPLIDIGTHALDLTLWLMDNYKPKMVVGTTYKKLGDQKDCGNAWGDWDQSQFTVEDSAFGFVVMENGATIVLESSWALNTLDVREAKTTLCGTKAGADMVDGLRINGVKFNKQYVIKPDLNASGVDYFDGVASTPADIETRTYIDAITKGTELRVKPEQALVVTQILEAIYESAKTGKPVYLAD, encoded by the coding sequence ATGAGTAAAGTAAGAATTGGAATCATCGGTTGTGGCGGTATTGCAAATGGTAAGCATTTACCAGCCCTAAAAAAACTTCATGAGGAAGTAGAGCTCGTTGCTTTTTGCGATATTATTGAAGAAAAAGCAATTAAAGCAAAATCAGAATATGGTACTGAAGATGCAAAAGTGTATACAGATTACAAAGAATTGTTAAAAGACAAAACAATTGATGCTGTTCACGTTTTAACTCCAAACCGTTCTCATAGCTTTATTACAATTGATGCATTAAATGCTGATAAAAACGTTATGTGTGAAAAGCCTATGGCTAAAACTTATGCTGAAGCAAAAGAAATGGTTGAAACCGCAAAGAAAACAGGTAAAATTCTAACCATCGGTTATCAAAATCGTTGTAATCCGGAATCTCTATATCTAAAAGAAGTATGTAAAGCAGATGACTTAGGCGAAATTTATTATGCAAAAGCTCATGCTTTAAGACGTCGTGCTGTTCCAACTTGGGGCGTATTCTTAAATGAATATGAACAAGGCGGCGGCCCATTAATTGATATTGGTACTCATGCACTTGACTTAACATTATGGCTGATGGATAACTACAAACCAAAAATGGTTGTTGGTACTACATATAAAAAGCTTGGCGACCAAAAAGATTGCGGCAACGCTTGGGGCGATTGGGATCAATCTCAATTTACTGTTGAAGATTCCGCTTTTGGTTTTGTTGTAATGGAAAATGGAGCAACCATTGTTCTTGAATCTAGCTGGGCATTAAATACTTTAGATGTTCGTGAAGCAAAAACTACTCTTTGCGGAACAAAAGCGGGTGCTGATATGGTAGATGGCCTTCGCATTAACGGCGTTAAATTCAACAAGCAATATGTTATTAAACCGGATTTGAATGCAAGCGGTGTTGATTATTTTGATGGTGTTGCTTCTACTCCTGCTGATATTGAAACCAGAACCTATATTGATGCAATTACAAAAGGTACTGAGCTTCGTGTAAAACCTGAGCAAGCTTTAGTTGTAACACAAATCCTTGAAGCAATTTATGAATCAGCAAAAACAGGCAAACCTGTATATTTAGCTGACTAA
- a CDS encoding LacI family DNA-binding transcriptional regulator: protein MTSIKDVAKLAQVSVATVSRVINNTENVQDETKERVLAAIKELNYSPNLLGRSLRRLETKKILVMLNTISNQFYSRVVKGIEEKAIPHGYTVMVCMTHGNCKIEQRYMQMLKTRLVDGAVFLTTEQDGNTLTNELSAVNVVQACEPREDFLTSTVSIDNEKAAYDSVSYLIKKGHKKIAFFGAGDIYQSSIKREHGYCKALKENNIPVNPNWIFNEGFSFNAGIRASSLLLSKGELPTAIFCISDSCAAGAMKALAQNDIKIPDDISIMGFDNTQLSQIYMPSITTLKQPQYEIGYQAMELLLNKINGTDTNINHLLLDYEIVERESVKQI, encoded by the coding sequence ATGACATCCATTAAAGATGTTGCGAAACTAGCGCAAGTTTCTGTGGCAACTGTATCAAGAGTAATTAACAACACAGAAAATGTTCAAGATGAAACAAAAGAACGTGTGTTAGCGGCTATAAAAGAATTAAACTACTCCCCTAACCTTTTAGGGCGGAGTTTAAGAAGATTAGAAACGAAAAAAATTCTAGTCATGTTAAATACCATTTCCAATCAGTTCTATTCCCGTGTTGTAAAAGGAATTGAAGAAAAAGCAATTCCTCATGGTTATACTGTTATGGTATGTATGACCCATGGTAACTGTAAAATTGAACAACGCTATATGCAAATGTTAAAAACACGTTTAGTAGATGGAGCCGTTTTTTTAACAACGGAACAAGATGGCAATACTTTGACAAATGAATTATCTGCTGTAAACGTTGTGCAAGCTTGTGAACCAAGAGAAGATTTTTTAACTTCTACCGTTTCAATTGACAATGAAAAAGCGGCTTATGATTCAGTAAGCTATCTAATTAAAAAAGGACATAAAAAAATAGCCTTTTTTGGTGCCGGCGATATTTATCAATCTTCAATAAAGCGTGAACATGGATATTGCAAAGCATTAAAAGAAAACAATATACCAGTTAACCCTAATTGGATTTTTAATGAAGGTTTCAGCTTTAATGCCGGAATTCGGGCAAGTTCTTTGCTTTTAAGCAAAGGCGAGTTGCCAACAGCAATCTTTTGTATATCCGATAGCTGCGCTGCAGGTGCAATGAAAGCACTTGCACAAAACGATATCAAAATTCCTGATGATATTTCAATTATGGGCTTTGATAACACACAGCTATCACAGATATATATGCCTTCCATCACAACTTTGAAACAACCACAATATGAAATTGGTTATCAAGCGATGGAGCTATTGCTTAACAAAATCAATGGTACGGATACGAATATAAACCACCTGCTACTTGATTATGAGATTGTAGAAAGAGAATCTGTTAAGCAAATTTAA
- a CDS encoding chloramphenicol acetyltransferase: MKEIDLNTFPRKAHFEYFKDLSYPHFNVCANVDITKFYHFIKQRNKPFFLSFVYVATKIANDIPEFRYRIRDDKIIEHDIVNPSFTIMTSKDVFSFYNAEFIDEFYRFVEFTIANIELHKDEVKIEDEPGTDDTLYITSLPWISFTSVTHPIEMNPVDSVPRITWGKYFKEGDKLLLPLSVQGHHALIDGVHVGRYFEKMQDFLNDPLKYIPNPKQENKEDEYDTRIFRNDLNNRYRKQTNQFKNY, from the coding sequence TTGAAAGAAATTGATTTGAATACATTTCCTCGAAAAGCACATTTCGAGTATTTTAAAGACCTAAGCTATCCGCATTTCAATGTTTGTGCAAATGTAGATATTACAAAATTCTATCATTTTATAAAACAACGCAACAAGCCTTTTTTCTTATCCTTTGTTTATGTTGCAACGAAAATTGCAAATGATATTCCGGAATTTCGTTATCGCATTCGTGATGATAAAATAATAGAGCATGATATTGTAAATCCATCTTTTACAATTATGACTTCAAAAGATGTATTCAGCTTTTATAACGCAGAATTCATTGACGAATTTTATCGCTTTGTCGAATTTACAATTGCCAATATTGAGTTGCACAAAGACGAAGTGAAAATTGAAGATGAGCCGGGTACAGATGATACCCTTTATATTACCTCTTTACCTTGGATATCTTTCACAAGTGTAACGCATCCGATTGAAATGAATCCTGTTGACAGTGTGCCTCGCATCACATGGGGTAAATATTTTAAAGAAGGTGACAAACTGCTTCTTCCGCTCTCTGTGCAAGGGCATCATGCGTTAATCGACGGTGTTCATGTTGGTCGATACTTTGAAAAAATGCAGGATTTCTTAAATGACCCATTGAAGTACATTCCAAATCCAAAACAAGAAAACAAAGAGGACGAATACGATACTCGTATTTTTAGAAATGACCTCAATAACCGATATAGAAAACAAACAAATCAATTCAAAAATTACTAA
- the alaS gene encoding alanine--tRNA ligase has protein sequence MKWTGLNELREKYLSFFESKGHLRLPSYSLVPHNDKSLFLINSGMAPMKKYFLAQETPPCKRVTTCQKCIRTPDIENVGKTARHGTYFEMLGNFSFQDYFKHEATKWAWEFCTEVLDLPIDRLWVSIYLDDDEAFDIWTKEVGVDPTHIVRLGKEDNFWEHGSGPCGPCSEIYFDRGIEKGCGSPDCAVGCECDRFVEFWNLVFSQFDSDGNGTYTPLENPNIDTGMGLERLACIMQEVDNLFEVDTMQNIMKHISDIAGITYKDDVKADVSLRVITDHIRSTTFMIGDGVIPSNEGRGYVLRRLLRRAARHGRLLGITRPFLSEVVDTVINENKSAYPELMEKAQYIKKMVKNEEDSFAKTIEKGLDLLTTIIDNAKDKILSGEDAFRLYDTYGFPIDLTREIIAEKGMEVDEKEFTRLMNEQRERARAARATGDAFGGSCNVIDIEGVTTEFVGYETLQADAKVLALACEGECVESVIASQRVIIATDVTPFYAESGGQIADKGQIVSDNCIVNVFDVKKAGTLILHSCEVVSGQLNIGDQVSMRVDKKFRNAITRNHTCAHLLQAALINNLGDHVHQAGQLVTADRLRFDFSHFEALTREQIETIEREVNKVILAGIDVNRYETDIQSAKAKGAMALFGEKYGNIVRVCEVGNYSLELCGGTHVDNSAKIGLFKIISESSVAAGVRRIEAVTGYEVLVLLDNNVKMINDAAKELKLTNSAELVSRCSQVMQELKDKATEVDRLTQKMADSRVDGLFENVQSAGEVNYITALLSGTKPDTLRVLGDKIKEKAPNTVALLVSMVDNKGTMLCVCGPEAVNRGAHAGKIVGKAAAITGGKGGGRADNAMAGVNDNTKIDEAFVALESIIKEVIG, from the coding sequence ATGAAATGGACGGGATTGAATGAATTAAGAGAGAAATATCTTTCTTTTTTTGAAAGCAAAGGGCATCTTCGTTTGCCTAGTTACTCATTAGTGCCACATAACGATAAGAGCTTATTTTTAATTAACTCCGGTATGGCACCAATGAAGAAATACTTTTTAGCACAAGAAACTCCACCTTGCAAAAGGGTTACTACTTGCCAAAAATGTATTCGTACACCCGATATCGAAAACGTAGGTAAAACGGCTCGTCACGGAACTTACTTTGAAATGCTTGGAAACTTCTCTTTCCAAGATTATTTCAAACATGAAGCAACAAAATGGGCTTGGGAATTCTGCACAGAAGTATTAGATTTACCGATAGATCGTTTATGGGTATCTATCTATTTAGATGATGATGAAGCATTTGACATTTGGACAAAAGAAGTAGGCGTAGATCCTACTCATATTGTTCGTTTAGGTAAAGAAGATAACTTCTGGGAGCATGGTAGTGGCCCTTGCGGTCCTTGTTCTGAAATCTATTTTGACCGTGGCATTGAAAAAGGCTGTGGCTCTCCTGATTGTGCAGTAGGTTGCGAATGTGACCGTTTTGTTGAATTTTGGAATTTAGTATTCAGTCAATTTGACAGTGATGGAAACGGAACATACACTCCGTTAGAAAATCCGAATATTGATACAGGTATGGGACTAGAGCGTCTTGCTTGTATTATGCAAGAAGTAGATAACTTATTTGAAGTAGATACCATGCAAAACATCATGAAACATATTAGCGATATTGCAGGTATCACTTATAAAGATGATGTGAAAGCTGATGTTTCCCTTCGTGTAATCACAGACCATATCAGAAGCACAACATTCATGATTGGTGATGGCGTTATTCCTTCTAATGAGGGCAGAGGCTATGTGCTTCGCCGTTTATTGCGTCGTGCTGCTCGCCATGGCCGTTTATTGGGCATTACTCGTCCATTCCTAAGTGAAGTTGTAGATACTGTTATCAATGAAAATAAATCTGCTTATCCTGAGTTAATGGAAAAAGCACAATATATTAAAAAGATGGTAAAAAACGAAGAAGACAGCTTCGCAAAAACCATTGAAAAAGGCTTGGATTTATTAACAACAATTATTGATAATGCAAAAGATAAAATTTTATCTGGTGAAGATGCTTTCCGTTTATATGATACTTATGGCTTCCCAATTGATTTAACAAGAGAAATTATTGCTGAAAAAGGTATGGAAGTAGACGAAAAAGAGTTTACTCGTTTGATGAACGAACAAAGAGAGCGTGCAAGAGCAGCTCGTGCTACAGGTGATGCATTCGGTGGATCATGTAATGTCATTGACATAGAAGGCGTTACAACGGAATTTGTTGGCTATGAAACGCTTCAAGCAGATGCAAAAGTATTGGCATTAGCTTGTGAGGGCGAGTGTGTGGAATCTGTTATTGCTTCTCAAAGAGTAATCATTGCAACAGACGTTACTCCTTTCTATGCAGAAAGTGGCGGACAAATTGCAGATAAAGGTCAAATTGTTTCAGATAATTGTATTGTAAACGTGTTTGATGTAAAAAAAGCAGGAACTTTAATTTTACATTCTTGTGAAGTAGTAAGTGGCCAGTTAAATATTGGTGATCAAGTTTCTATGAGAGTAGATAAAAAGTTTAGAAATGCAATTACACGCAATCATACTTGTGCTCACTTATTACAAGCGGCTTTAATTAACAACCTAGGTGATCATGTTCATCAAGCAGGTCAATTGGTAACTGCAGATCGTTTACGTTTTGATTTTAGCCATTTTGAAGCATTAACAAGAGAGCAAATTGAGACGATTGAACGTGAAGTAAATAAGGTTATCCTAGCTGGTATTGATGTAAATCGATATGAAACAGATATTCAATCTGCAAAAGCAAAAGGCGCAATGGCTCTATTCGGAGAAAAATACGGAAATATCGTAAGAGTTTGTGAAGTAGGTAACTATTCATTGGAGCTTTGCGGTGGTACTCACGTAGATAACTCTGCAAAAATCGGTTTGTTTAAAATCATTAGTGAAAGCTCTGTTGCAGCAGGTGTAAGACGTATTGAAGCAGTAACAGGATACGAAGTATTGGTATTACTAGATAATAACGTTAAAATGATTAACGATGCTGCAAAAGAATTAAAATTAACAAATTCGGCTGAATTGGTCTCACGTTGTTCACAAGTTATGCAAGAGCTAAAGGATAAGGCAACTGAAGTGGATAGATTAACACAAAAGATGGCCGACAGCCGAGTAGATGGCTTATTTGAAAACGTGCAAAGTGCGGGCGAAGTGAACTACATTACAGCTTTGTTAAGTGGTACTAAACCAGATACTCTTCGTGTATTGGGTGATAAGATTAAAGAAAAAGCACCAAACACCGTTGCACTATTGGTATCTATGGTTGACAATAAAGGTACGATGCTTTGTGTATGCGGACCTGAGGCTGTAAATCGTGGCGCTCATGCTGGAAAAATAGTTGGAAAAGCAGCAGCTATAACAGGTGGTAAAGGCGGCGGACGTGCAGATAACGCTATGGCTGGTGTCAATGATAATACTAAAATTGATGAAGCTTTCGTTGCATTAGAGTCTATTATTAAAGAAGTAATTGGATAA